A single genomic interval of Isorropodon fossajaponicum endosymbiont JTNG4 harbors:
- the mfd gene encoding transcription-repair coupling factor, which produces MLYLYPDKLKCFQSGQKTYWGSLYGSADALALIEFANQQQQVILVIANDITHFDSLYKSLNFYNTDLEILKFDNWEVLAYDHFSPHPDITSSRLAALSKLKSLKRGIVITTLESLFSRLCPLEFVEKYSFNIDINDNINIEAFSEKLLKIGYNRVTTVMGHGEFNIRGSLIDLYPMGAKTPYRIDLFGQEVESIRTFDTSTQRSKVQVPEIVLLPTREFATDNTSIERFKTNYQKAFNDNGFIYTEVSEGRLPGGIEFYLPLFFNTTNTLFDYLVDNTIIVISKGFSDLVDKTYSEIRERFERAKKSLDRAPLDIPQVFLSKELLFSEIKKKPQLIISTSKLEDKNQHFNFNSSLLPPIRIEPQTKNPLSKFSAFVKRFTNKKILVVCESRGRQDVLSDLFTSHQLDTHSVKNWREFNKSSKLLNITHENLAHGLLTSDIAIVTEEDLFGQEVVQQQRRRANHKDFDEAIKSLVEIKMGDAIVHENYGVGRYLGLKTQTFDGQSQDFLALEYANNAKLMVPITSLNLISRYAGISDSAPLHKLGTNQWSKAKKKAGEALFDVAAELLEIYAKRASQTGFAFPKPNDAYSSFVASFPFEETPDQLKTMGEVLADMQSHRPMDRLVCGDVGFGKTEIAMRAAFLAVEAGKQVAILVPTTLLSNQHHQSFIDRFANHPVEIAALSRFQTPKEQKLIIEKLNQGTIDIVIGTHKIIQGTIKYKNLGLIIIDEEHRFGVKQKEALKKLRGESDILTMTATPIPRTLNMALGSLRELSIIATPPAKRSAIQTFVQEWNDNNIKEAITREMHRGGQVFVLHNDIDSIDNMAENLKQIMPKVHVRIAHGQIPTRELERIMSDFYHARFQILVCTTIIETGIDIPNANTIIINNAQNFGLAQLHQLRGRVGRSHHRAYAYLIIKSHQSLSKTAKKRLDTIESLEGLGAGFMLANHDLEIRGAGDLLGDNQSGKISEIGFNLYHDLLKRTIDAMRSGRKINLDDPINHEVQIDSGLPSIIPEAYIFDVHERLVLYKRIASCQNNKELKALQIEMIDRFGLLPDSTKNLFANTKLKLFSKKIGIDKINLYENKAIITFGNKNTIEPIKIINLIQKQAKKYQLKGQNQLIVKQEMPEDIRRIELIENLLKTLN; this is translated from the coding sequence ATACGGCAGTGCAGATGCACTGGCATTAATTGAATTTGCCAATCAACAACAGCAAGTTATTTTAGTCATTGCTAATGACATCACACATTTTGACAGTCTTTATAAATCTTTAAACTTCTACAACACAGACTTAGAAATTTTAAAATTTGATAACTGGGAAGTGCTCGCCTATGATCACTTTTCGCCTCATCCTGATATCACCTCCAGTCGATTAGCAGCCCTATCAAAACTTAAAAGTCTTAAACGTGGTATTGTTATCACCACATTAGAATCATTATTCTCACGTCTATGCCCGTTAGAGTTTGTAGAAAAATACAGCTTCAATATCGATATTAATGACAACATTAATATTGAAGCCTTTAGTGAAAAACTACTAAAAATTGGCTACAACCGTGTAACCACCGTCATGGGGCATGGTGAGTTTAATATTCGTGGCTCATTGATTGATTTATACCCCATGGGCGCAAAAACACCTTACCGAATTGATTTGTTTGGCCAAGAAGTGGAGTCTATTCGCACCTTTGATACCTCAACTCAACGCTCTAAAGTACAAGTGCCTGAAATTGTGCTACTGCCTACTAGAGAATTTGCCACAGATAATACCAGTATTGAGCGCTTTAAAACTAATTATCAAAAAGCATTTAATGACAATGGCTTTATCTATACCGAAGTTAGTGAAGGTAGGCTGCCAGGTGGCATTGAATTTTATTTACCGCTGTTTTTTAACACAACCAACACCTTGTTTGATTATCTAGTGGATAACACTATTATTGTCATATCAAAAGGATTTTCAGACTTGGTGGATAAGACCTATAGCGAGATACGTGAACGATTTGAGCGTGCTAAAAAATCATTAGATAGAGCACCCCTTGATATTCCCCAAGTTTTCCTGTCCAAAGAATTGCTGTTTAGTGAAATTAAGAAAAAACCACAGCTCATCATCAGTACATCAAAACTAGAAGATAAAAACCAACACTTTAATTTCAACTCAAGCTTATTACCCCCAATACGCATTGAACCACAAACGAAAAACCCATTAAGCAAATTTTCAGCTTTTGTTAAAAGATTTACCAACAAAAAAATATTAGTTGTTTGTGAATCGCGTGGCAGGCAAGATGTGCTCAGCGATTTGTTCACCAGCCATCAACTTGATACCCATAGCGTTAAAAACTGGCGTGAATTTAATAAGAGCAGCAAACTGCTCAATATTACCCATGAAAATCTTGCCCATGGCTTGCTCACTAGTGATATTGCCATTGTTACTGAAGAAGATTTATTCGGTCAAGAAGTGGTTCAGCAACAGCGTCGTCGTGCTAATCACAAAGATTTTGATGAAGCAATTAAAAGCCTAGTTGAAATTAAAATGGGTGATGCGATTGTGCATGAAAACTATGGTGTGGGTAGGTATTTAGGGCTTAAAACCCAAACTTTTGATGGACAATCACAAGATTTCCTTGCCCTAGAATATGCTAATAACGCAAAGTTGATGGTACCAATCACCTCGCTTAATCTAATCTCCAGATATGCTGGTATTTCAGATAGTGCACCATTACACAAACTAGGCACAAATCAATGGAGCAAGGCTAAGAAAAAAGCAGGTGAAGCTTTGTTTGACGTGGCAGCTGAATTATTAGAAATTTATGCCAAACGAGCCTCTCAAACAGGTTTTGCTTTCCCTAAGCCGAATGATGCTTATTCCTCATTTGTTGCCAGCTTTCCCTTTGAGGAAACACCAGACCAACTAAAAACCATGGGCGAAGTCTTAGCAGATATGCAATCACACAGACCAATGGACAGATTAGTCTGTGGCGATGTTGGTTTTGGCAAAACTGAAATTGCCATGCGTGCGGCATTTTTAGCAGTTGAAGCAGGAAAGCAAGTGGCAATTTTGGTACCAACCACGCTATTATCTAACCAGCACCATCAATCGTTTATTGACCGTTTTGCCAACCACCCTGTTGAAATTGCAGCGCTTTCAAGGTTTCAAACCCCAAAAGAGCAAAAACTAATTATTGAAAAATTAAACCAAGGAACAATTGACATTGTCATTGGCACGCACAAAATTATTCAAGGCACTATTAAATACAAAAACCTTGGCTTAATTATTATTGACGAAGAACATCGCTTCGGCGTTAAACAAAAAGAGGCGTTGAAAAAACTACGGGGTGAAAGTGACATTCTGACCATGACTGCCACCCCTATTCCGCGCACATTAAATATGGCGCTAGGCTCATTAAGAGAATTGTCCATTATTGCCACGCCACCTGCCAAACGCAGCGCCATCCAAACGTTTGTACAAGAGTGGAATGACAACAACATCAAAGAGGCAATCACACGTGAAATGCACCGTGGTGGTCAGGTGTTTGTACTACACAACGATATTGATTCAATTGACAATATGGCAGAAAATCTCAAACAAATTATGCCAAAAGTTCACGTTCGCATCGCCCACGGACAAATACCAACACGTGAACTAGAAAGAATCATGAGTGATTTTTATCACGCACGTTTCCAAATTTTGGTTTGCACCACGATTATCGAAACAGGGATTGACATTCCCAATGCTAATACCATCATTATTAATAATGCACAAAATTTTGGTTTGGCACAACTACACCAACTACGAGGCCGTGTTGGTCGCTCCCACCATAGAGCTTATGCCTATTTAATTATTAAATCCCATCAATCGTTATCTAAAACAGCCAAAAAACGCCTTGATACCATTGAGTCTTTAGAGGGGCTTGGTGCTGGATTTATGCTGGCTAATCACGACCTTGAAATTCGTGGTGCGGGTGATTTATTGGGTGATAATCAATCTGGAAAAATTAGCGAAATTGGCTTTAATCTTTATCATGATTTATTAAAACGCACTATTGATGCCATGCGCTCTGGTAGAAAAATTAACCTTGATGACCCCATCAATCATGAAGTACAAATTGATTCTGGCTTGCCATCTATCATTCCAGAGGCATATATTTTTGACGTACACGAACGACTTGTACTCTACAAGCGTATTGCCAGTTGTCAAAACAATAAAGAACTTAAAGCTCTACAGATTGAGATGATTGACCGCTTTGGATTATTACCAGATTCAACCAAAAATTTATTTGCCAATACCAAACTTAAGCTCTTTTCAAAAAAAATTGGCATTGATAAAATTAACCTTTATGAAAACAAAGCCATTATCACCTTTGGTAATAAGAATACCATTGAGCCGATAAAAATCATCAACCTTATTCAAAAACAAGCAAAAAAATATCAGCTAAAGGGTCAAAATCAATTAATTGTTAAACAGGAGATGCCTGAAGATATTAGACGAATTGAATTGATAGAAAATCTACTAAAAACATTAAATTAG